One Lampris incognitus isolate fLamInc1 chromosome 18, fLamInc1.hap2, whole genome shotgun sequence genomic region harbors:
- the rab42a gene encoding ras-related protein Rab-42a → MDILWQYQFRIILLGDSTVGKSSLLKRFTDGIYSDVADPTVGVDFYARSLDIEPGVKIKLQLWDTAGQERFRSITTSYYRNSVGGLLVFDLTNRKTFDHVREWHKEVSEHILPHHMVYILIGHKSDLNKDRKVTRDEAEQLAAELGIRYVETSAKCNSNVDRAFELLTRDIYELMKMGEIVTRDGWDGVKSGLTAKVLYPGEEDEEEVAVASAEKGCHC, encoded by the exons ATGGACATCCTATGGCAATACCAGTTTCGGATCATCTTGCTCGGGGACTCCACCGTGGGCAAGTCGTCCCTGCTGAAGCGCTTCACGGACGGGATATACAGCGATGTGGCGGACCCCACCGTCGGCGTGGATTTTTACGCCCGCTCGCTCGACATCGAGCCGGGCGTCAAGATAAAGCTGCAGCTGTGGGACACGGCCGGACAGGAGCGCTTTAG GTCCATCACAACCTCGTATTATCGTAACTCGGTGGGTGGACTGCTTGTGTTCGATCTGACCAACCGCAAGACCTTTGACCACGTGAGGGAGTGGCACAAGGAGGTGAGCGAGCACATCCTGCCTCATCACATGGTCTACATCTTAATCGGGCACAAAAGTGACCTGAACAAGGACCGCAAGGTGACCCGGGATGAAGCGGAGCAGCTGGCGGCGGAGCTGGGCATCCGCTACGTGGAGACCTCCGCCAAGTGCAACAGCAACGTGGACCGGGCCTTCGAGCTGCTGACTAGAGACATCTATGAGCTGATGAAGATGGGCGAGATCGTCACCCGTGACGGCTGGGACGGCGTGAAGAGCGGCCTCACCGCCAAGGTCCTCTACCCTggcgaggaggatgaggaggaggtggcCGTGGCTTCTGCTGAGAAGGGCTGccactgctga